The proteins below are encoded in one region of Nitrospira sp.:
- the gyrA gene encoding DNA gyrase subunit A: MPLDERLGQINIEDEMRSSYLDYAMSVIVGRALPDVRDGLKPVHRRILFGMNEMGLAANRPYRKSAKIVGEIMGNYHPHGDAAIYDTLVRMAQDFNMRYILVDGQGNFGSIDGDSPAAMRYTEARLTKLAEAMLADIDKETVDFGPNYDESRVEPLVLPAKVPNLLVNGAGGIAVGYATNVPTHNLAEVVDALLLLLDDGAVTIDQLMERIPGPDFPTAGFIYGKQGIKDAYHTGRGLLTLRAKAVIETDARTDRERIVVTEIPYQVNKQKLVEKIAELVQEKKIDGIADLRDESDRDGYRVVIELKRNEIPLVVLNNLYKHTQMQTTFGVIMLALVRNRPEVLNLKQILEHFVEHRREVVIRRTAFELRKAEERAHVLEGLKIALDHLDAVIALIRRAASPDEARGGLMRQFGLSQIQATAILEMRLQRLTQLERDKLIEEYTETLKRIEYLRSVLASEALVRKIIRDELVELQEEYRDPRRTQIVAEAGEINVEDLIAEEEVAVTITHAGYIKRNAVSLYRAQRRGGKGKVGMGVKEEDFVETMFTASTHDHLLFFTDAGKVYWLKVHEIPEAGRAAKGKAMVNMLALGANEKVTATVAVKEFRDDRYVVMATKKGLVKKTELSAFGNPRQGGIIALGLEEGDKLIAVHITDGRREILIGTRRGITIRFTEDAVRPMGRTAYGVKGIALEDGDHVIGMETITPDSTTAAILTVTEGGYGKRTPVTEYRIQGRGGKGIISVKTTERNGLAVGFLQVRDGDQLMVMAAHGKVLRCRVDDIREIGRNTQGVRLLELDGGDDRVVSVARLAESAEREDEPEDGGTA; the protein is encoded by the coding sequence GTGCCACTAGATGAACGATTAGGTCAGATCAATATCGAAGACGAAATGCGCTCCTCCTATCTCGATTACGCCATGAGCGTGATCGTCGGCCGAGCGCTCCCCGATGTCCGAGACGGCCTCAAACCTGTCCACCGACGGATCCTGTTCGGCATGAACGAGATGGGGCTCGCTGCAAATCGCCCGTATCGCAAATCCGCCAAAATTGTCGGCGAAATCATGGGTAACTACCACCCGCACGGCGATGCCGCTATTTACGACACGCTCGTCCGCATGGCGCAGGACTTTAATATGCGCTACATCCTTGTGGATGGGCAGGGCAATTTCGGTTCGATCGACGGTGACTCCCCTGCCGCCATGCGTTACACGGAGGCGCGGCTCACGAAATTGGCCGAAGCGATGCTGGCCGACATCGACAAGGAGACGGTCGACTTTGGGCCGAACTACGACGAAAGTCGCGTCGAACCGCTCGTGCTGCCGGCCAAGGTCCCGAACTTGCTCGTCAACGGCGCGGGCGGGATTGCCGTTGGATACGCGACTAATGTGCCGACCCATAATCTGGCCGAGGTAGTGGATGCCTTGCTCCTCTTGCTCGACGATGGCGCCGTTACGATCGATCAGCTCATGGAGAGGATACCCGGACCGGATTTCCCGACCGCCGGCTTCATCTACGGAAAACAAGGTATCAAGGATGCGTATCATACCGGCCGAGGTCTCCTAACCCTCCGGGCAAAGGCGGTCATAGAAACCGATGCGCGGACGGATCGCGAACGGATCGTGGTCACGGAAATTCCCTATCAGGTGAATAAACAGAAGCTGGTCGAGAAAATCGCCGAGCTGGTCCAGGAAAAGAAAATCGACGGGATTGCCGATCTGCGCGATGAGTCGGACCGCGACGGGTACCGCGTCGTCATCGAGTTGAAGCGGAATGAGATTCCGCTGGTCGTATTGAACAACCTCTATAAACATACACAGATGCAGACGACGTTTGGGGTCATCATGCTCGCCCTGGTGCGGAATCGCCCTGAAGTGCTCAATCTCAAGCAGATACTCGAGCACTTTGTGGAGCATCGACGCGAGGTGGTGATCCGCCGCACGGCGTTTGAGTTGCGAAAGGCGGAAGAACGTGCCCACGTTCTCGAAGGACTCAAGATCGCGCTCGATCACTTGGATGCAGTGATCGCGCTGATTCGGCGTGCGGCGTCGCCGGATGAGGCGCGCGGCGGATTGATGCGCCAATTCGGACTGTCGCAGATCCAGGCGACCGCAATTCTGGAGATGCGGTTGCAGCGTCTGACCCAGTTGGAGCGCGACAAGCTCATTGAGGAGTACACAGAGACACTCAAGCGTATCGAATACCTGCGGTCGGTGCTGGCGAGCGAGGCCCTGGTGCGCAAAATCATCAGGGACGAGCTGGTCGAGCTTCAGGAGGAATACCGCGATCCCCGTCGAACGCAGATCGTCGCCGAGGCAGGCGAGATCAACGTGGAAGACTTGATTGCCGAAGAAGAGGTCGCCGTGACCATTACTCACGCTGGGTACATCAAACGGAACGCGGTGTCGTTGTACCGGGCGCAGCGGCGCGGCGGCAAAGGCAAGGTCGGCATGGGCGTGAAGGAGGAAGACTTCGTCGAAACGATGTTCACGGCTTCCACGCACGACCATCTGTTGTTTTTCACCGATGCCGGCAAGGTCTATTGGTTGAAGGTGCACGAAATTCCCGAGGCCGGCCGGGCAGCCAAGGGCAAAGCCATGGTGAACATGCTCGCGCTGGGCGCCAACGAAAAAGTCACGGCAACGGTGGCGGTCAAGGAATTTCGTGACGACCGGTACGTGGTGATGGCCACGAAAAAGGGTCTTGTGAAAAAGACGGAACTGTCGGCCTTCGGCAATCCGCGCCAGGGTGGAATCATAGCGCTGGGGTTGGAGGAAGGGGACAAACTTATCGCCGTTCACATTACCGACGGGCGGCGGGAGATCCTGATCGGGACGCGACGCGGGATCACGATCCGGTTTACCGAGGACGCGGTTCGCCCGATGGGTCGGACCGCGTATGGCGTCAAGGGCATCGCCCTCGAAGACGGTGATCACGTCATCGGCATGGAAACTATCACTCCGGATTCGACGACCGCCGCGATCCTGACCGTGACCGAAGGGGGCTACGGGAAGCGGACTCCGGTCACCGAATATCGGATTCAGGGCCGCGGAGGCAAGGGCATCATCAGCGTCAAGACGACAGAACGCAACGGGTTGGCCGTCGGGTTCCTGCAGGTCCGGGACGGCGACCAATTGATGGTCATGGCGGCCCATGGCAAGGTGTTGCGCTGCCGGGTGGACGACATCCGTGAAATCGGCCGCAACACGCAAGGTGTGCGGCTCCTCGAACTCGATGGGGGTGACGACCGGGTGGTCAGCGTCGCGCGCCTGGCCGAGAGTGCCGAGCGAGAGGATGAACCGGAGGACGGCGGAACCGCCTGA
- the smpB gene encoding SsrA-binding protein — MGTHEKGKDEDRYKIAATNRKAYYDYAIEEKFEAGLVLRGTEVKSIREGRVNLQDSFATIKEGEVFLHHCHISPYSHGNMMNHDPTRPRKLLLHRKEINKLMGRTQQQGLTIVPLRIYFSKRGHAKVEIALAKGKKHHDRRESIKAREAGREMQRALRARARE, encoded by the coding sequence ATGGGCACGCACGAGAAGGGAAAGGACGAAGACCGTTACAAGATCGCAGCGACGAACCGCAAGGCCTACTACGATTATGCGATTGAGGAGAAGTTCGAAGCGGGACTGGTGCTTCGCGGCACGGAAGTAAAGTCCATTCGCGAGGGGCGCGTGAATCTCCAAGATAGCTTTGCGACCATCAAGGAGGGCGAGGTCTTTCTCCACCATTGCCATATCAGTCCATATTCTCACGGCAACATGATGAATCACGACCCGACTCGGCCCAGGAAGCTGTTGTTACACAGAAAGGAAATCAACAAGCTCATGGGCCGGACGCAGCAGCAGGGGCTGACCATCGTGCCCTTGCGGATCTATTTCAGCAAGCGCGGGCACGCCAAGGTGGAGATTGCGCTGGCGAAGGGTAAGAAGCACCACGACAGGCGCGAGTCCATCAAAGCCCGAGAAGCCGGGCGGGAGATGCAGCGGGCATTGCGGGCGCGAGCGAGGGAATAG
- a CDS encoding quercetin 2,3-dioxygenase, which translates to MNLATEQDKAVLGVYRTGSHHMVGDGFPVRNLFPSNELDRELSPFLLLDYAGPFEFPPTPHPRGVGEHPHRGFETVTIMYQGILTHRDSAGNGGTIGPGDVQWMTAASGVVHEEMHEREFARRGGTLEAVQLWVNLPHALKMSAPRYQTLLNGDIPTVTLKGGAGRLRVIAGEYGGVKGPAQSHTPVHVYDLRLVADRPTELPLIPGFNSAVVLLQGEATINSTHVLHEAELALLAKTGERIVIEARRDSTLLILSGKPIDEPIARYGPFVMTTRAELVEAAQDYQAGKMGHLT; encoded by the coding sequence ATGAATCTCGCCACCGAACAGGATAAGGCAGTTCTGGGTGTCTATCGCACGGGGTCACATCACATGGTGGGCGACGGGTTTCCGGTGCGAAATCTGTTTCCGAGCAACGAGCTGGATCGGGAGCTCAGCCCGTTTCTCCTTCTTGATTACGCGGGTCCGTTTGAGTTCCCTCCCACGCCCCATCCGCGGGGAGTCGGTGAGCACCCTCATCGTGGCTTCGAGACCGTCACGATTATGTATCAGGGTATCCTGACCCACCGCGACTCGGCCGGCAACGGGGGCACGATTGGCCCTGGCGACGTACAATGGATGACGGCGGCCTCGGGCGTGGTCCATGAGGAAATGCACGAGCGAGAGTTCGCCAGGCGCGGCGGTACGCTGGAAGCCGTACAGCTTTGGGTCAACCTTCCACACGCGTTAAAAATGTCTGCGCCCCGCTACCAGACCTTGCTGAACGGCGACATCCCGACGGTCACATTGAAAGGAGGCGCGGGACGACTTCGCGTAATCGCCGGGGAATACGGCGGTGTGAAGGGTCCGGCTCAATCCCATACTCCGGTGCATGTGTACGATCTGCGGTTGGTCGCCGACCGACCGACGGAATTGCCGCTCATACCCGGCTTCAACAGCGCCGTCGTGCTTCTCCAGGGTGAAGCCACAATCAATAGCACGCACGTGCTGCACGAGGCGGAGCTGGCTCTGTTGGCCAAGACGGGGGAGCGCATCGTCATCGAGGCTCGGCGCGACAGCACGCTTCTCATCCTGAGCGGGAAGCCGATCGACGAACCGATTGCCCGCTATGGGCCGTTCGTCATGACGACGCGAGCCGAGCTGGTGGAGGCGGCCCAGGACTATCAGGCCGGCAAGATGGGGCATTTGACGTGA
- a CDS encoding DSBA oxidoreductase translates to MSHTVTIDVYSDVVCPWCYVGKRRLERALSQVKGDLNPHVTWRPFQLNPTMPLEGLDRIDYLEAKFGSREAFASVEERVVSAGEMEGIRFAFGKIKRTPNTFLAHRLIWHARQLGREDAMVESLFKGYFEEGAEISSIASLLPLADRAGVRADTVLSGGDGIVEVTAEQAVGHRLGIRGVPYFLIDDAYVLSGAQPPERLVAALRAAQSGAAQKVSPSK, encoded by the coding sequence GTGAGCCACACGGTCACGATCGACGTGTATTCCGATGTCGTTTGCCCATGGTGCTACGTGGGCAAACGACGGTTGGAACGCGCGCTGAGTCAAGTCAAAGGGGACCTGAACCCTCATGTCACCTGGCGACCCTTCCAGCTGAACCCGACCATGCCGCTCGAGGGGTTGGACCGCATCGACTATCTGGAGGCTAAATTTGGGAGCCGCGAGGCCTTCGCGAGCGTAGAGGAACGCGTTGTGAGCGCCGGAGAAATGGAGGGAATTCGCTTTGCCTTTGGAAAAATCAAACGGACGCCGAATACCTTTCTCGCGCATCGACTCATCTGGCATGCCCGCCAACTTGGGCGGGAGGACGCCATGGTGGAATCACTGTTCAAAGGTTATTTCGAGGAAGGCGCGGAGATCAGCAGCATCGCGAGCTTACTGCCGCTGGCGGACCGTGCCGGCGTCCGCGCGGACACGGTGCTCTCGGGCGGGGACGGTATCGTCGAGGTCACAGCGGAGCAGGCGGTCGGACACCGGCTTGGCATTCGCGGCGTGCCCTACTTCCTCATCGATGACGCGTATGTGCTTTCCGGAGCGCAACCTCCGGAGCGGCTGGTTGCGGCGCTGAGAGCCGCGCAGTCCGGCGCCGCTCAGAAAGTCTCGCCCTCAAAATAG
- the hiuH gene encoding 5-hydroxyisourate hydrolase, with protein sequence MPNLVTGQPAHGVPAPPERRASLRTWRAVAQDRTNEAGRLDGLLPPATRPQSDAYRLPFDVATYFRSQSVPSFHPEVVITFTARETDRHCHIPLLLGLLGYTAYRGS encoded by the coding sequence GTGCCCAACCTGGTCACCGGACAACCGGCCCATGGGGTTCCGGCCCCGCCGGAGCGGCGAGCCTCCTTACGGACTTGGCGCGCGGTCGCGCAAGACCGCACGAACGAGGCCGGCCGCCTCGATGGATTGCTCCCGCCCGCGACCCGCCCGCAGTCGGACGCATACCGGCTGCCATTTGACGTCGCGACCTATTTCCGTTCCCAGAGCGTGCCCAGCTTCCATCCCGAAGTGGTGATCACGTTCACCGCGCGCGAGACGGACCGGCACTGTCACATTCCGCTGCTGCTGGGCTTGCTTGGGTATACGGCGTACCGAGGCAGTTAG
- a CDS encoding glyoxalase: protein MKALYLGHVVFYVRDLRRSLAFYRDLLGFQEVGRIFEGKAAALTSGRTHHELLLIEVGDAPGPPRGWRRGLYHIGIKVGDSLDELRAAKRELETAGISIDGMSDHTVSQSLYLHDPDGNEVELYVDADPSLWRDDPTTVLSPIKPLRL from the coding sequence GTGAAAGCCCTGTACCTCGGTCATGTCGTCTTCTATGTCAGAGATCTCCGGCGGTCGCTTGCCTTCTATCGCGACCTTCTTGGTTTTCAGGAAGTAGGTCGGATTTTTGAAGGTAAGGCTGCAGCGCTGACCTCCGGACGGACCCACCATGAACTGTTGCTGATCGAAGTCGGCGACGCGCCTGGACCGCCGCGAGGTTGGAGGCGAGGTCTGTACCACATCGGCATCAAGGTCGGCGACAGTCTGGACGAACTCCGTGCAGCCAAACGGGAGCTCGAGACGGCAGGCATCTCGATCGACGGCATGAGCGACCACACGGTCAGTCAGAGCCTGTATCTGCACGATCCGGACGGCAATGAAGTCGAACTCTACGTGGATGCGGACCCTTCACTCTGGCGAGACGACCCCACGACGGTCCTCTCCCCGATCAAGCCACTACGTTTGTAG
- a CDS encoding nucleotide-disulfide oxidoreductase, producing the protein MGTMRIIVIGGGFAGVPCARTLRKQLSQEACEIVLFSRENSLVFYPLLAEVAGAAINPGAVTVPLRQMLPGVRCRTEEVTEIDLTASEVTYAGHDGRTSRMPFDQAVLACGTTVDLSRVPGMADHAFPLKSVGDAIALRFHVTEQLEKAEVCADPEQRRWYLSFIVVGGGFTGVEAAGEINDLVRGSARFYRTFSRDDVTVTLVHSRDHILPEVPPSLQEFACTKMEQAGIHMVLNARARLATAEGVVLHDDRMVRGATVVCTIGNAAPLLIQRLDAPKAFGRLLTDPDMRLQGSPNVWVVGDCAHIVNAYDGQVSPTTGQFAERQGRQAARNIMRVLQKQPTRPFSFKPLGQLCGIGERNAVAEILGVRLSGFPAWWLWRTVYLLKSPSWSRRIKVAFDWTWELFFPRDLAYPKVNQTERVSRAYYRPGDYIVMEGEPATKFYAIERGEVEVLRRDPKEGPEHQLTVLGPGDFFGEVALIDRSLRVASVRARTVVEVLVMGKEVFSQISGALAPFRELLSQALRWRRPRMNPSLGSAWALLDRQPLSRFAEPIPGYHLLPDDTFEAAIGMFDRHAAESLCVLDSQGSLRGVVARNELFEAFAQGRPLKTKVQDFMRTDPLVVTPDQTSLMAGDLMNKHDVDWVPMVENRDTHRLLGVIRSERILHWLVSHVPEAL; encoded by the coding sequence ATGGGAACGATGAGAATCATCGTGATCGGCGGGGGCTTCGCGGGTGTGCCGTGCGCGAGGACCTTGCGCAAGCAACTTTCTCAAGAGGCGTGCGAGATCGTGCTGTTCAGCCGGGAGAATAGCTTGGTGTTTTACCCGCTTCTGGCTGAGGTGGCGGGCGCAGCGATCAATCCCGGCGCAGTGACCGTACCGTTGCGGCAGATGTTGCCCGGCGTTCGGTGCAGAACTGAGGAAGTCACCGAAATCGACCTCACCGCCTCCGAAGTGACGTATGCCGGGCACGATGGCCGGACGAGCCGGATGCCGTTCGATCAGGCCGTCCTGGCCTGCGGTACGACCGTCGATCTCAGCCGGGTGCCCGGCATGGCCGACCATGCGTTCCCGCTGAAGTCGGTCGGCGATGCCATTGCGTTGCGATTCCACGTGACAGAACAATTAGAGAAGGCCGAAGTGTGCGCCGATCCGGAGCAACGACGCTGGTATCTGTCATTCATCGTCGTCGGGGGCGGGTTTACCGGCGTCGAAGCGGCCGGCGAGATCAATGATCTCGTGCGAGGCAGCGCGCGATTCTACCGTACGTTCAGTCGCGATGACGTCACCGTGACGCTGGTGCACAGCCGCGATCACATCCTGCCCGAGGTGCCACCGTCCCTGCAAGAATTCGCCTGCACGAAAATGGAGCAGGCCGGCATTCACATGGTGTTGAATGCACGCGCGCGGTTGGCGACGGCGGAGGGAGTGGTCCTGCATGACGATCGCATGGTCCGCGGCGCCACGGTTGTCTGCACGATCGGAAACGCGGCCCCCTTATTAATACAACGACTCGATGCCCCAAAAGCGTTCGGGCGGCTGCTCACCGATCCCGACATGCGTCTGCAAGGATCGCCGAACGTGTGGGTGGTCGGAGACTGTGCCCACATCGTCAATGCGTATGACGGTCAAGTCTCCCCCACGACCGGCCAGTTCGCCGAGCGGCAGGGTCGGCAGGCCGCTAGGAACATCATGCGCGTGCTCCAGAAACAGCCGACGCGCCCCTTTTCCTTCAAACCCTTGGGGCAATTGTGCGGGATCGGAGAACGCAACGCAGTGGCCGAGATTCTTGGTGTACGTCTCTCAGGATTTCCAGCCTGGTGGCTCTGGCGAACCGTCTATCTCCTGAAATCGCCATCCTGGTCTCGGCGGATCAAGGTCGCGTTCGATTGGACGTGGGAGTTGTTCTTTCCGCGCGACCTTGCATATCCGAAAGTGAATCAGACGGAACGGGTGAGCCGTGCCTATTATCGTCCCGGCGACTACATCGTCATGGAAGGCGAACCTGCAACGAAGTTCTATGCGATCGAGCGCGGCGAGGTCGAGGTGTTGCGCCGTGACCCCAAGGAAGGACCGGAGCATCAGCTGACGGTTCTCGGACCGGGGGACTTCTTCGGAGAAGTGGCGTTGATCGATCGGAGTCTGCGCGTCGCGAGCGTCCGCGCCCGCACGGTGGTCGAGGTACTCGTGATGGGCAAGGAGGTCTTCTCGCAAATTTCCGGCGCGTTGGCTCCGTTCCGCGAGCTCCTGTCTCAAGCCCTAAGATGGCGACGTCCCAGAATGAATCCGAGTCTGGGCTCCGCCTGGGCCCTGCTCGACCGCCAACCCTTATCCAGGTTCGCGGAGCCCATTCCCGGGTACCATCTCCTGCCGGACGATACCTTCGAAGCGGCCATCGGTATGTTTGATCGGCATGCGGCGGAATCGTTATGCGTGCTCGACAGCCAGGGATCCCTGCGCGGCGTCGTGGCGAGGAATGAACTGTTCGAGGCGTTCGCCCAGGGACGGCCGCTGAAGACGAAGGTTCAAGACTTCATGCGGACCGACCCGCTCGTGGTCACTCCGGACCAGACGAGTCTCATGGCGGGCGATCTGATGAACAAGCACGACGTCGACTGGGTACCGATGGTCGAGAATCGCGACACCCACCGCCTGCTCGGGGTGATCCGCTCCGAACGGATACTACACTGGCTGGTCTCGCACGTTCCTGAGGCGCTCTGA
- a CDS encoding ATPase AAA, producing MPQRDLLDQYRALLEVSETIANHSDLSALVRDLASRLPKVIPVHFVGISLYDPDRHVMRLHILQANMPADIVGGHEEAPDDTPAGIVWRSQEPLLIPDLGEESRWPKIIRLMREDGVRSCCVVPLTSAARRLGAVEFASLDPQAYDRSDLEFLLHVGRQVAVAVDNVLNREAAARSTRDVGRQRDRFSLLLRMTNTMGATLDLHEVFRAVSSCLRDVLLQDYASLVLYEEATQTFRRYALDFPDNQGELTEGVATHIDDSPVALACQTKRPVVVKTPEEIKTFSHEVPQLLLAKGFESICTLPVLSSGHVVGCLNVASRRSNAFGEADVEFLSQVAGQIALAVDHALAYREITQLKNRIAEEKLYLEEEIRTEHGFDDIVGESHALRQVLAQVEIVAPTDSTVLIQGETGTGKELIARAIHRLSTRSQRTFVKLNCAAIPTGLLESELFGHERGAFTGAIAQKVGRFELAQGGTIFLDEVGEIPLELQSKLLRVLQEHEFERLGSTRTIRVDVRLVAATNRDLESLVQANEFRSDLYYRLKVFPVILPPLRERREDIPVLVRYFTHHYAARMKRTIETIPARTLEALARYHWPGNIRELENLIERAVILSHGTELHVPLGELKLATAPVPMLRPTLHDSEREHVLRALREAKWVIGGPTGAAARLGLKRTTLSSKIKKLGITRPHE from the coding sequence ATGCCGCAAAGAGACCTGCTGGACCAATATCGGGCTCTGCTGGAAGTCTCAGAGACCATTGCCAATCACTCCGACCTGTCCGCCCTGGTTCGGGATCTCGCCAGCCGTCTTCCGAAGGTCATACCGGTGCACTTCGTTGGAATTTCCCTCTACGATCCCGATCGCCACGTCATGCGTCTGCACATACTTCAGGCCAACATGCCCGCCGACATCGTGGGTGGACATGAGGAGGCCCCAGATGACACGCCAGCGGGAATAGTCTGGCGCAGCCAAGAACCGCTCCTCATTCCCGATCTCGGGGAGGAATCCCGCTGGCCGAAGATCATTCGCCTGATGCGGGAGGACGGGGTCCGGTCTTGCTGCGTGGTGCCGCTCACGTCCGCCGCCCGCAGGCTCGGGGCGGTGGAATTTGCCAGCCTAGACCCGCAGGCGTATGACAGGTCGGATCTTGAATTCTTGCTGCACGTAGGACGGCAGGTGGCCGTAGCTGTCGACAACGTGCTCAATCGTGAAGCGGCTGCGCGGTCGACGCGCGATGTGGGACGCCAGCGCGACCGCTTCAGCTTGCTGTTGCGTATGACGAATACGATGGGCGCGACACTTGATCTGCACGAGGTGTTCAGGGCAGTGAGCAGTTGTCTGCGCGACGTGTTGCTGCAGGACTACGCAAGTCTCGTGCTGTACGAGGAGGCCACCCAGACGTTCCGTCGATACGCGCTCGATTTTCCCGACAATCAAGGAGAGTTGACCGAGGGGGTGGCGACGCACATCGATGACTCGCCGGTCGCGTTGGCGTGTCAGACGAAACGTCCTGTGGTGGTCAAGACTCCAGAGGAAATCAAGACCTTCTCGCACGAAGTGCCCCAACTCTTGCTTGCCAAGGGGTTCGAATCGATCTGCACGCTACCCGTCTTGTCCAGCGGCCACGTCGTCGGCTGCCTGAATGTGGCGAGTCGCCGGTCGAACGCGTTCGGCGAGGCGGACGTGGAGTTTCTCAGTCAGGTGGCTGGACAGATCGCCCTCGCCGTCGACCATGCGCTGGCGTATCGCGAGATCACCCAGCTGAAGAACCGAATTGCCGAGGAAAAGCTCTATTTGGAGGAGGAAATTCGCACCGAACATGGATTTGACGACATCGTCGGAGAGAGTCACGCCCTGAGGCAGGTGCTGGCACAAGTGGAAATCGTCGCGCCGACGGATTCGACCGTGTTGATTCAGGGAGAGACGGGCACCGGCAAGGAGTTGATTGCCCGGGCCATCCACCGCCTCAGCACACGCAGTCAACGGACATTCGTAAAGCTCAACTGCGCCGCCATTCCGACCGGCCTGCTGGAGAGTGAGTTATTCGGACACGAGCGAGGAGCATTCACGGGTGCCATCGCGCAGAAAGTCGGTCGGTTCGAGTTGGCCCAAGGGGGGACGATTTTCCTTGATGAGGTCGGAGAGATTCCCCTGGAGCTGCAGTCCAAATTGCTGCGCGTGTTGCAGGAACATGAGTTCGAGCGGCTGGGCAGTACGCGAACGATCCGCGTGGACGTCCGGCTCGTCGCCGCGACAAATCGGGATTTGGAGAGTCTGGTTCAGGCCAACGAGTTTCGGAGCGACCTTTACTATCGGCTCAAGGTCTTCCCAGTCATCCTACCCCCGTTGCGGGAACGTCGAGAGGACATCCCCGTGCTCGTCCGTTACTTCACCCACCACTATGCTGCCAGGATGAAGCGCACAATCGAGACCATTCCAGCCAGAACGCTGGAGGCCCTCGCCCGGTACCACTGGCCGGGCAACATTCGCGAACTGGAGAATCTCATCGAGCGTGCGGTGATCCTGAGCCACGGCACGGAACTGCACGTGCCGCTCGGTGAACTCAAGTTGGCGACGGCTCCGGTGCCTATGTTGCGGCCCACGCTGCACGACAGCGAGCGGGAACACGTCCTTCGCGCGTTGCGTGAGGCAAAGTGGGTCATCGGCGGACCAACCGGAGCCGCGGCCCGCTTGGGTCTCAAGCGCACCACCCTCAGCTCAAAAATCAAAAAGCTGGGCATCACCCGCCCCCACGAGTGA